In a single window of the Rhodamnia argentea isolate NSW1041297 chromosome 2, ASM2092103v1, whole genome shotgun sequence genome:
- the LOC125313749 gene encoding probable 2-oxoglutarate-dependent dioxygenase AOP1, whose protein sequence is MASKVPVIVFSEESTGPRTKSWMRACDEIVQALEHHGCFIAEYEGFRPELRDPIFGVAKELFDLPHETKVRSPDSSYSKGYIPHYPGTPLLEGLNFDGAEKLDACEKFTALMWPSGNARFCKAAYSYASAIAKLEKLVTRMVFEGYGAGKYCDSHTESTAYVLRFLKYKKPGEDGGNAYQIAHTDKTFLSILHQNNVRGLEVMTKDGEWVTFEPSPSSFMVMAGDACMGWSNGRIKACYHKVDVQEERLVRYSVGFFSYNTGKIEIPKELIDQDHPQQFKSFSHLDFLRFYHKIDGHTKLQSQIKVYCGV, encoded by the exons ATGGCGTCCAAAGTTCCCGTGATAGTTTTCTCAGAGGAAAGTACGGGACCCAGGACCAAGTCTTGGATGAGAGCTTGTGATGAGATCGTGCAGGCTCTCGAACATCACGGCTGCTTCATAGCCGAGTACGAGGGTTTCCGTCCAGAGCTTCGCGACCCTATCTTTGGGGTCGCGAAGGAGCTCTTTGATCTCCCTCACGAGACCAAGGTTCGGAGCCCTGATAGCTCCTACTCAAAGGGTTACATACCCCACTATCCTGGAACTCCTTTACTTGAAGGTCTGAACTTTGATGGTGCTGAGAAACTTGATGCTTGTGAGAAATTCACAGCTCTCATGTGGCCATCTGGGAATGCTCGCTTCTG CAAAGCTGCTTATTCCTACGCAAGCGCGATCGCTAAATTGGAGAAACTGGTGACAAGAATGGTATTCGAAGGCTACGGTGCGGGGAAATACTGTGACTCCCACACCGAGTCCACCGCATACGTCCTGCGCTTCTTGAAGTACAAGAAACCCGGCGAAGACGGGGGTAACGCATATCAGATTGCCCACACGGACAAGACCTTCCTGTCCATACTGCATCAGAACAATGTGAGGGGCTTGGAGGTGATGACAAAGGATGGAGAATGGGTCACCTTCGAGCCCTCGCCTTCGTCCTTCATGGTCATGGCCGGCGATGCATGCATG GGATGGAGCAACGGAAGGATCAAAGCGTGTTACCATAAAGTCGATGTGCAAGAAGAGCGGTTGGTGAGGTACTCGGTCGGCTTCTTCTCGTATAACACAGGGAAAATAGAGATACCCAAGGAGCTTATTGACCAAGACCACCCTCAACAGTTCAAATCATTCAGTCATCTCGATTTCCTTCGTTTCTATCACAAGATCGATGGCCACACCAAGCTTCAGAGCCAGATCAAAGTCTATTGTGGAGTCTAA